DNA from Candidatus Methylomirabilis sp.:
CCATGGCCAGGTTGGCCGCCAGGCCGAAGTAGCCCATGGCCTCCCCACGCCGGGCGGGGGGGGCCAGGTCGGTGATGACGGCGCTGGCGGCCGTGGTGAAGCAGCCCATTCCGGAGCCGTGGAGCAGGCGGAGGGCGAGGAGGCTCCCCACGGTCCGGGTGAGGTGGTAGGCCGGCGAGGCGACGAGAAACACCGCCGCCCCGAGGAGGAGCATCCCTTTCCGCCCCCGGCGGTCGATGGCTCGCCCCACGTGGGGCCGCACGACCAGGGAGGTCAGGGCGAAGGCCCCGATGATGAGGCCAATCTCCGATTCACCCATGCCGTGCTGCAGGGCGTAGAGGGGCAGGGTGGGGAGGAGGAGGTAGAAGGAGAGGAAGAAGAAGAACGTGGAGAGGCAGGTCAGGACGAAGCCCCGCGTGAGGAGGAGCGGCCGGGATTCCACGGCCGGAGGGGCGGCGGGTAGGGTCATAGTTGCGTGCGCGCGGCTGAGCTGCGGTGGGGAGGCCGGCTCAGGACCCGGAAGGCGTTGAAGGGGGACGGCCGTTCGCGTACCGGGAGAGCCCCCAGGAGACGCGCGCCCGCACAGCCCGGAACGACGCCCAGACCCGCCACTCGGCCACCCAGGTGAAGAGGCGGGCGCCCCCCAGGTCGTCGAAGGTGCTGTAGACCACGGGCGTGATCAGCAGCGTGACCAGCAGGCAGAGGGCCTGCCCCCCCACGACCACGATGGCCATGGAGGCGCGGGCTGCGGAA
Protein-coding regions in this window:
- a CDS encoding efflux RND transporter permease subunit translates to AILQVDYTNVLRGRGKPRYEAQLEADRARLRPILMTTLAIIAGMLPVALGRGDGSAARASMAIVVVGGQALCLLVTLLITPVVYSTFDDLGGARLFTWVAEWRVWASFRAVRARVSWGLSRYANGRPPSTPSGS